Genomic window (Roseivirga sp. 4D4):
CCATTTCTTGAAGCATAGTGCCCAAGAGTTTCCGGTTAACTTTTTTCTCGTCCAAATCTGCCACCGAATCATCCATATCAGCCCTAAGCTGAGTGACTTTCTTATTCATGTCACTGCGCAGGTCAGAAATCTCGTTCGTCAATGTCTCTTTGGTCTGATTAATCAGCTTATTGAGGGCATCACGGGTATCGTTGATTTCATTCTCAACATCAGTACGTGTCTTTTTTATGAGTGCCTTAATCTCATTGAATTCTGAGTCGTACTGCTGCATGTTGTCTCCAAAAATCAGCTGTTTTACTGCTTCAATTTTTGGATCTACACCTGCTACGGCTTCTTCAGGTGCTTTCTCTTCTTTCTTCTTTGCCATGATCTATTTTAATAATGCTTTTAAAGTCTCTTTATCCACTTGACCAGAAGGGTACAAACCGTTTTCTGTCTGAAATACCCTTAATCTGTATCTGGTAATTGTATTGAAAATGCCGTCCACGGGTATACTATCACCTTTGGCATTGAGCATGCGCTGCAGTTCCATGGCCTCCTGACCATTTGAACCTATCGTAAGCCCGAGCAGGTGCTCTTTTTCCATAAACTCGATGTCTTCAGGTGTTATCCCTTTCTCCAGCATCTTAATCTCGTCATTGCTATAGCCTTGCTTTTTCAAATCGGCTGACTTCACAAGCCTGTTCTCTAATATTCTGGCGCTAGCGCGAAGCAACTCATAGTAATCCGTTGCCTGAGATGACTCAAAATTATCCTTCTCCATGAGCCTGACATCAATACCATCATTGAACCATAATGAACGGGCATAGGATCCCACTTCTAGTGCTGTCTTATAGTAGTCCTTTACTACTAGCTGATCATAGTAGTCTTTATCGATAGCTTCCGAAATTGGATAATCATATGCGGATGGAGGGTTAAACCTTCTGTCTTTGAGATATTGAACCGCGATGTAGGAAATGACCCCCAGGAGGATCACTATAGTCAGGAGGCGTTTCATTTTCGTTCGTGTTAAAAAATAGTGTTCTGACTATAAAAATAAGACATTTTTATTAGCTAAGAGTCCATATCGGCATTGTTAAGAAACCATAACATAAAAAAGCCCCAACTGACGATCAGTTGGGGCTTTCTGCATAGAAACTGGGCTATTTTCGGGTCGATATCTCTATGACTGTGTCATATGACTTGACTTTTCGTTTAGGAAACTTCTTTAAAGCTTCACCTCGAATAACCTTAATCGTCTTGATCCACTTGTCATATTTGACTAACCAATTATCGGGCATAAATTTGCCATTAAACACGATAACTGAATTATCATAAGCAGCTCTGGCGTCTGTTATGACTTGAGTCGCATATCTTTGTCCACCTTCATCTTCAGAGAAACCATATACTGTTCTTTTCTTAGAAAATAAACGCTCTTCCTGCTGACCACTAGGGTTGATAAGAACATCCATATTAGCCACTGTGATAATTGATATAATCCCATTGTAACCTTTAGTCTCTCCATTTGGATAACGCTTTTGCTGTGCTCTACCTTTAAAGATTTGAATGCTTGCGATGTTCTCTTGTTTGAAGTCGCTGAACTTTAAATCGGGTCTCAACTTGCCATCAACTTCGATTATCGGCTTAGTCCCTGATTCCTGATCAGACTCGTATAAATTCTTAGCGAATTCAAAGCCTTCTGAGCCAAGATGAAATTCAATAGACTTGCCGTCTTCAGAATAGCTCGTTCCTTGAAAAATTTTCTGCTCATTGGCAATCAAATCATCCCTCAAAGCAACTAACTCTTGCTCCTTTTGAAAGATTTCATTGTTTCTTACTTGCTGCCGATCTCTAGCCTCTTCTAACGATTTTTGATAATCAATATACTTTTCGGCATTCGTGGGATAGGCCGAGAGTTCTTTCTTCAATCGGTCCACCATAATGACTTGGTCATTCACCGCCTTAGGGTCTGTATTTTCAGGATCACTTGTTAATTTGAGTATCATCTGATCCAATTTCTGCTGCTCCACCGAGAGCTTGCTTTGCAACTGTCTAGTGGCTTGGGCAAGTTCCTTTTCAAGCTCTATAAGTTCAGCTTGACCTTGCAACTGTTTCTGCTTTTCAACCACTTCCTGACGTTTATAGAAAACCTCCTTTTGTTCAGGTGTCATAACTTCGGTAAAACGAGCAATTTCATCCTCCAAATTGGCAACCTTTTCCACTTGTTTTGGTACCGCCTTTATTTCATCAATCGATGGGTTCTTACTCTTAGTCAGGTCCATTATCATCTTATCCCTCAGTACTGTTTCCTCAGCCCATTCATTGACAAGCCTATCCAATTCTTTAACATTAAGCTCACTATCGGTTCCAGAAAAGTCAAATCCTCTCATCCTTACGAGTTGCTCATCCAATTGACCATTACCACCCATAAAACTATGTTGGTTTCTGGTAGATGCCTTTGACGAATACTTGTAGAGTTTCAAATAAGCCTTTTCGTAAACCTTGAATTCATCTCCTTTAATCATTCTTCCGTTTTTATAGAAGTAGATAGGTGCCCCGTCACCCATGCTAACTGTAACCGAAATTGGGCTTGGATCTTCTAAAAGCTCCATAGTAGCCTGCATAACAGTAATGCTATCAGCCATCAACTCGGAAACTTTTTGGGGGTGATGAGACCATGAGGTTGTAAAAGGAGAATTTACTGATTCTTGATTAAGATTGTCCCCTTCTGATGGGTTCAAGTCAAGCAAGAAAGGGCCAAGGCCATCTGATTTAGGAATAGTGTCTACTTCAACGAGGTCACTTTCCGTCTTGAAGTCTACTTTTTCTCGCTGACTTGTAAAGAGCAATACCGATACTAATATCAGACATGGCAAGATCAACCCTGTCCAATTGGGTTTTTGTTGTTTTTTCATAATTCTATTGACACGTTTGAGTAATTGATTCTTTGAGCTACCGGCAAAGCCAAGAGAAGGAGAGAGCATTGAGAACTCCTTGGCCTTCGTCAGGGCACGTACGAGCGTAAGCCCATCCGCTTGGTGTTCCATCACCATTTCATCTGATGCGAACTCTCGCTCATTGTCAAGCTGACTTTGCAACCACCAAAAAACAGGATGATAGAAATAGACAGCTCGTAAACCGTTGATAACTATGTTGATAAGAAAATCATTTCTTTTCAGGTGAGCGAGCTCATGAAGCAAAATCACCTCCACCTCATCGGTGGTTAGGCCCTGAACAAGCCCTAATGGAAACAGGATCACGGGTTTAAAGTACCCATAGACCATTGGGCTTGATATCTTCATGGATTCTTTAAGCAGAACCTCCCTTTTCAGATCAAAACCATCCTTGAGTTTGTCAAAAAGACGATTCAGCTCAATATCGTCCAAAATGAAAGCACTTGATTTTAAGCGATTTAGGTATAAATAGCCACCAGCAGCACGTAAAAAGATCAAGAGCATTCCGACCGTCCAGAAGACACCAATCCAAGGTGTCATTTGAACCCATTCAAATGCTTCATTTTTGATATCCAGTGATGTGGATACTGGAGCAGAAGTCATGCTTGCCTCTGAATCACTGATAAAACCAATGTCCTGGAGGAGCGTTGTTTCCACATAAGTAGCTGCTGGCTCGTAACGCTGGCTAAAAGTGTAAACACCCATTACCGGAAGCGCCACAATACAGATCAGCAAGAAGTTATGCCTTAGGTTGGCCTTGCTCTTCTTCATGACCCAAAGCCCCACAAAAGCGATCGCCATAACGATGGCCCCTTGCCACAAGGAATCTATCAAAGTCATTCCCAGGGCATCGAATAAATTGTTATTGATCTCCATCTTCCAGCTTCTTTATAAGTTCCTTAATCTTATCGAGTTCTTCCTTCGAGGTTTTCCCACGACCCAATGCGCTCAATACTAGTTGAGAAGAGGAGCCTCCAAAGGCCAGGTCAAGCAATTTGTCTACCATAGCACCTTGAAC
Coding sequences:
- a CDS encoding peptidoglycan-binding domain-containing protein; translated protein: MKRLLTIVILLGVISYIAVQYLKDRRFNPPSAYDYPISEAIDKDYYDQLVVKDYYKTALEVGSYARSLWFNDGIDVRLMEKDNFESSQATDYYELLRASARILENRLVKSADLKKQGYSNDEIKMLEKGITPEDIEFMEKEHLLGLTIGSNGQEAMELQRMLNAKGDSIPVDGIFNTITRYRLRVFQTENGLYPSGQVDKETLKALLK
- a CDS encoding M56 family metallopeptidase, which codes for MEINNNLFDALGMTLIDSLWQGAIVMAIAFVGLWVMKKSKANLRHNFLLICIVALPVMGVYTFSQRYEPAATYVETTLLQDIGFISDSEASMTSAPVSTSLDIKNEAFEWVQMTPWIGVFWTVGMLLIFLRAAGGYLYLNRLKSSAFILDDIELNRLFDKLKDGFDLKREVLLKESMKISSPMVYGYFKPVILFPLGLVQGLTTDEVEVILLHELAHLKRNDFLINIVINGLRAVYFYHPVFWWLQSQLDNEREFASDEMVMEHQADGLTLVRALTKAKEFSMLSPSLGFAGSSKNQLLKRVNRIMKKQQKPNWTGLILPCLILVSVLLFTSQREKVDFKTESDLVEVDTIPKSDGLGPFLLDLNPSEGDNLNQESVNSPFTTSWSHHPQKVSELMADSITVMQATMELLEDPSPISVTVSMGDGAPIYFYKNGRMIKGDEFKVYEKAYLKLYKYSSKASTRNQHSFMGGNGQLDEQLVRMRGFDFSGTDSELNVKELDRLVNEWAEETVLRDKMIMDLTKSKNPSIDEIKAVPKQVEKVANLEDEIARFTEVMTPEQKEVFYKRQEVVEKQKQLQGQAELIELEKELAQATRQLQSKLSVEQQKLDQMILKLTSDPENTDPKAVNDQVIMVDRLKKELSAYPTNAEKYIDYQKSLEEARDRQQVRNNEIFQKEQELVALRDDLIANEQKIFQGTSYSEDGKSIEFHLGSEGFEFAKNLYESDQESGTKPIIEVDGKLRPDLKFSDFKQENIASIQIFKGRAQQKRYPNGETKGYNGIISIITVANMDVLINPSGQQEERLFSKKRTVYGFSEDEGGQRYATQVITDARAAYDNSVIVFNGKFMPDNWLVKYDKWIKTIKVIRGEALKKFPKRKVKSYDTVIEISTRK